The following is a genomic window from Chlamydia trachomatis A/HAR-13.
AAATTTCGTCTAACTTACGGATCCCTTGTACAATCAATTTACCGATTAAATAGTCTCTATAATTCACTATCCGGAGCGCTTCAAAAAAAACTGTCCATTCCTGCTTAGAAATCGATTCTGTTTTGATTTTGTCTCGGATTTTAAAAAATGTAGTGTTTCCAAAATCTTTCAATGGAATAGCGGGTTTAATATATCCCTTGGTCAATCTATACAAAAACTTTGTGAAAGATATGTAGCATGCCGCTCTAGCCTGTTTAGAGGCCTCTGAAACGACTTTTCCATTAAAAACATCTAGAGACTTGATTTTAAACAAAGATTCGCTGTGGTCAAGAGAAATAGCCTTTATCAAGGTTTCCGATAAATCCAGAATCTCTAAAGAAACAAGAAAGTTAATCCCAGACGCATAATTTTTTCTAGTTAGATGAGATAAAGTAGATAACCAAATTTCCGACGCGTCCCCAAAAGTTAAGAACAATCTACTTTTATGGAAAGCCATCGAGCCCATTTTCTTAACCAAAGCTATTCAAAATCGGAGCTCTAAGATTTTAAGAAATTTTTTAACAAAAGTCCATTATGACCAAGTCTACCACCCTACCACCAAGAGTTGCAAAGTCTACCACCAAGAGTTGCAAAGTCTACCACCAAGAGTTGCAAAGTCTACCACCAAGAGTTGCAAATCTCTCTCGTAAAATCAAATCCCTAAATAAATATATATATAATAAATATATATATGAGCTGACGGAGGATCAGCTCTTTTGCTTAAAAAGTTCAAAAAGCTGTTGTAGAAGATTTTCGTTATAGGAGGACAAAGAAACTCCGGAACATATGATGCGAAGTATCTCTATTAAGAAATCAGATAATTGGCGATTCTTCTCTGAATCAGACTTATCTATCGTTTCTCTAACGTCTTTGTTTCTA
Proteins encoded in this region:
- a CDS encoding integrase pGP7-D, coding for MGSMAFHKSRLFLTFGDASEIWLSTLSHLTRKNYASGINFLVSLEILDLSETLIKAISLDHSESLFKIKSLDVFNGKVVSEASKQARAACYISFTKFLYRLTKGYIKPAIPLKDFGNTTFFKIRDKIKTESISKQEWTVFFEALRIVNYRDYLIGKLIVQGIRKLDEILSLRTDDLFFASNQISFRIKKRQNKETKILITFPISLMEELQKYTCGRNGRVFVSKIGIPVTTSQVAHNFRLAEFHSAMKIKITPRVLRASALIHLKQIGLKDEEIMRISCLSSRQSVCSYCSGEEVSPLVQTPTIL